DNA sequence from the Leptospiraceae bacterium genome:
AAAATACAATGTGTTATAGCTTCATAGGCCGTTTTTCTTGGAAAATTTCGCCTGTCCATCTCTTTTTCAAATTCATCAAACATCTGGACAAGCCTGGTCCCTCTTTCTTTACCTTCTTTTAGGAGGAGAATCATATCCAGCCGGTTATCCCAATAGCTGGATATGAAATAACTGGAAATTAAGTCAGGGTCTTCAGGTTTTTCATCAAGCAATAGAGAAAATACATTTTTAGCATTTTCAAATTTACCTTCCTGTAAATTTAGTATTCCCTCTTCAGAAGAAGACAAAATAAGACCCTGATTAACGAGTTAAACTGCTTGGTGTGGATGCGTGGCCTTCTTATCGTGAAATTTATTGACTTGCCTTTCCATCTTGGCTTCAAGCCCATCAATGCAAGCATAAACATCCTTATCTTTATTATGTGCATTAAAATTCTGATGATCTGCATGAAGATTTACATTCGCATGAACTTCTCCATGAATCATCTCAAAAGAAACATCGCAAGAAATGATATTATGAACATATTTAGAAATTTTTTCTAACTTTTTGTTCGCATATTCTTCTGATGCAGGAGAAGTATCCATGTGCTTCCATGTATATTTGATTTTCATATTTACTCCTGAGTATATTATTTTGTATGTATCTAGATTGACCTGTACTTATTACAAGTCAAAAAAAAAATCACTTGCTCATCTAATGAAAACTATGATTTTTACTCATTATATAACAAGTTATAGAATTGTCAAAATAAGTTTGTTTTTTGTTATTGTAAATTATGATTTCTTACCAGTACTGGTAGAAAATAGTGGTGGTGTAAGATATGGACAAGACTCCCAAGAAAACTGATTCTAAGAAAATTTACGAGGACCCGAAGTACGAAAACATTCCGGACTATTATGATAGGGATGTAGTTAAAATTTTAGTTAAAAACCCTACAGAGGCTTATTGTTTCTGGAGCATGAGTAAAATAACTCTGGATAAAATCCAGAAATCTTTAAATAGCAAACTCGAAGAGGTAGCTCTCAAGCTGAATGTCTCCTATGAAAAGAAAGGAACTTCCGTTGAAGAAGTAATCGACCTCCCTCCTTTTACTAATAACTGGACTTTAAATTTTGATGCCTCTCCCAAAAATTTGCAGGTTCAACTCCTGGTTTTTAATAAACGGGGTGAACATCTGATTCTTTTGAATTCAGCTATCATTAGTCTACCGGAACCCAGACCGAGTGACATAATCGATAGTGACTGGACAAATAGTGAATGGGATACTCCATCTACCGAAACAACTACTTCGGAAGAACCGGCTAAAACCAGTCAGAATGCGGAAGAAAAAGTAGAGCAGGTAAAAAAAGGTGGCATTATTGGTGGCTCATCGGGCTTTATTGGCTCATCTGATAATTTCATAGGTTCCTCAGGAAACCTCTTTAAAGGAAATAACTAATACATGTACAACACTCCAATAGGTTATCAAATCATCGTATTACATGCCCATTTACCTTATATTCGGCATAAGGGTTATAATCCCCCGTTTTTAGAAGAAAACTGGTTAAAAGAAGCGATACTTGAAACCTATTTACCCCTGATAAAATCCTTCCGCATTTTGAAAAAGGAAGGAGTAAACTTCAAAATTACCATGAGTTTCACTCCTCCCCTTGTGACAATGCTTCGAGATTCTTATCTGCAGGAAAATTTTTTAAAATACCTCGATAAACTCCTCGAACTTTCTCAAAAAGAAATTCAAAGAACCGGAAATGAACCCCATTTGCAGTACCTGGCGAAAACGTATCAAAAGAATTTTGAAGAACTAAAAGCCATGTACATGGAACTGGATAGGGATATTATTAGTGGATTTCAGGAATTTGTAAATTCCGGTAATTTAGAAGTAGTTGGAAGTTGTGCCAGTCATGCATATCTGCCCATTTTAGATACCGAGCCTTCCTCTCTAAAAGCCCAAATTCGAGTTGGAAGGAGAGAGTTTCGTAATACCTGGGGAAAAGATCCCAGAGGTTTCTGGCTTCCTGAATGTGGTTACTTTCAGGGCCTAAACCATTTTCTGGCAGATGAAGGAATTCGCTATTTCTTTGTAGATACCCATGGAATCACTCATGCTACTCCAAGACCCAAATATGGAGCCTATGCACCGGTTGAAATCGGCAGAGGAGTTTTTTCGTTTGGTAGAGACCCTTCCAGTTCCTTTCAGGTATGGAGTTCAACAGAGGGCTACCCAAGTGATTATCGTTATCGGGAATACTACAGGGATATCGGTCATGAACTTCCGGAAGAATACATTTCTAATTATATTCATCCAACCGGAACCCGGCATAATACCGGGATTAAATACCATAGGATTACCGGAAGAACCGATTACAAAGAATATTATAATCCTGAACTGGCCATGCAGGCTGCCGGAGAACACGCTGAGGACTTCCTCCGTTCCAGGATAGCCCAGTCAGAAATGTTTTTGCAAACAGAAGGTCAGGCACCTATTATCGTATCTCCTTATGATGCAGAGCTTTTTGGACACTGGTGGTATGAAGGTCCAAAATTTTTAGAATTTCTTTTTAAGAAAATTCATTTCGATCAACATAAAATTCAAACCATTCACCCAATGCAAGCACTGGGAATTTTACCCAGGGTTCAAAGCGTGGATATGAATATGTCAAGCTGGGGAGAAAGTGGCTATTCGGATGTCTGGCTAAATTCCAGTAATGAATGGATATACCGCCATACTATTGAATGTTCCCATTTAATGCATGAAAGTGCATCTACTTTCAAAGGTACTGTAAATCCGCTGGAACGTCGTGTTCTAAACCAGATGGCCAGGGAATTGCTCTTATTGCAAAGTTCAGACTGGGCTTTTATTATTAAAGCAGGTACTACTGTTAAATATGCAGAGAAAAGAGTAAAAATTCACACCAATTTGTTTTTAGATTTAAAAGGAATGTTAGATTCCGGAAATATCCAGGAATCTCGCTTAAAAGAAATCGAAGATGAACACTCAATTTTTCCGGATGTGAAATTTGAAGATTTCTTATGAACTACTGGCTATTCAAATCCGAACCTGAGACTTTCTCTATCGATGATCTAAAGAATTCTCCCGGGAAAATTTCCTCCTGGGAGGGCGTCCGGAATTATCAGGCCCGTAACTTCTTAAGAGATGAGATTCGTAAAGGAGATCAGGTCCTTTTCTACCATAGCAACGCTAAACCTCCGGGAGTTGTTGGTCTGGCAGAGGTAGTAAAGGAAGGATATCCGGATCACTTTGCCTTTGACTCAAAGAGTAAATACTTTGATCCTAAATCTAAATTGGAATCACCCACCTGGTTCATGGTAGATATTAAATTTAAAAAACAATTCAAAAAACAGGTTTCTTTGACTGAAATTAAAGCCTCTAAAGACTTAGCCAAAATGAAACTTATTCAAAAAGGAACACGGCTTTCAATACAACCGCTTACAAAAGAGGAGTTTCAGTATCTACTAAAGATGGCTGGAGAATAAAAATATGTTAGTAAAAAAAGAAAGGCTTTTAGAACTTATTCAAACCCGAGAGGGTTCCGTCCGAGACGCCTGTATAATAGCCCTTGAAAACTTTTTTCAGGATACAGAAGGTGTAGCTGAAATTATACTCAACATTGTTGAAAAAGAAGGAATGGAAGAAAATTTATTCCTTTTAAGTAAACTGGATTCATTTCTCCCCTCAGATATAGATATTCAAAGAATGTTAAAAATCTTAGATTCAATTGAAATCGAAGATGATGAAGATGAAGGTTTACTCCTGGCTGATGAAATTATAGAAAGTATAAGAAACTTTCCTTTAAGTACCCTGGAGAGAAACCTTGAAGTCCTGACAGCCAATGAAAACTTCGTGGATCTATCCAAACAAATCGAAGAAGAAAAAAAAATAAAATCTTACAATCCGGAATTACTCTGGAAAGAACTGGAAAAGCTGGCAGAAGAAAATAAAGATAAGGACTTTGAAGAGGAAGATGCAATTCATGCTCACCTCTGCTTAAAAACTCTTTCATCCTATCCGGACTTTGTTCAAAAGAAGTTTCAATCCCTATTTAAAAAAGATGACCTGAATTACTATTTAGAAGGTTTTCTAATCGAACTGGCAGGAAAATGCCGACTGAAGGAAACTTGTTCTGATATTTTTTCAGTCCTATTAGAAACAGATCCTATGGATCTCATTCATGATGTTTGTATCGAATCCTTAATCCAGATTGGTGGAAAAGAGCTTATAGATCTCATAGCTGAAAATTTTGACGTAGACCCTGAAATGAAAATTTCTTTAGCCAGTATACCTGGTTATATACCCTATAAGTATTCAGAGGATGCACTTCTTAGCCTATTAGAAAAGGAAGAGGATGTAGAAATTAAAACTTTTATAGCAGGAAGCCTACTCGGAATTTTTTCTAAACAATCAGTAGAACCTATATGTAAAATGATACGTGAGAGAAATTATGATCCTTCTATCTGTCAACTATTTGAGGATTTACAACCTATATTGGAATATCATAATATGTCTTTAAGCGATTATGAGAACCTCAAACAAATAGCAGAAGGTTTTGAAAATGGGGAATTAGCCTGATAAAAATCTGATAAACAGGCATTGGGAATAGCTCAATCAATGCCTGTTGTCCATTCGACATAAAGAGCTTCGTATTTCTTTTGTTCCTGGATGTAATGCTTTTTCATTTCCTCAAAAAGAGATTCTCTACTCTTTTTAAAAATAAGGTGAAAAGCTTTTTCGCTAAGTTTATCTTCTAATTTTTCACGTTCAATTCCTTCTAAATCCAAAAGCTTTTCCTTTCCTGGACCAATACTACAAATTTTTTCATGATATTTCCGCAAAAATTCTCTCCCGTATTTTTGTTCTATATAATACCAGAACCAGAACATTGGAGCATATCCATACCTGACCCTGGCATCATCTCGATTCATAGAACTGAAATCTTTTGGAAATTTAGTATTTTTTAAATTTCTATAATTCTTTTTAAACAATGAAGGTCTATAAGCCGGGTTTACAGTAGAAACAGTCCATTCTGCTATACCTTCATTAAAAACAATTCCCGGATAAATTTGCGTTGTTCCATCGATACCGGGTTTAGAATAACAACCATGTGCGATAATACTGTGAGCCATCTCATGTAGCATAAGATCGAATCGTTCAGTTTTCTTACTCTGCTCGATATCACTTATCCGGTTTAAGGTTTTATCATAAGTTGTTTTGCAGCAGAGTGCAACAAATGCTGCATTGCCTCTACCTCCTTCTTTCGGAGATTTTTTTTCCTGTAAAAATCCGGAGTATTCATCGAGAGATTCGAAAAATAAAACAGGTACGGAATAGATGCTTTCCGAATGTAAATCCTTTTTTAACACATTGCGGAGTCGTTTAAAACTATCAGAATTAAAAAATAAATCAACATACTTTTGATAGGACTCTTTATAATGAGTCTGATATAAACCGTAACTTTTTGTTTCAGGAAGCCAAATTTTATTTTTCACTAAAAGCAAAGTTTTATTTTTGTATTCATATAAATACATCCATTCTTTCCAGTATTCATTCCACCAGCGGGTCAAAACAGATTTATCAGGAAAATGAATCTCACTTCTTCTATTCCATTGATAGGAATAATTTTTTCTCCAAGCCAGAATTTTATGAGTCTGATTGGATATAGACATCATAGCTCCCCCCGACCATACCTTATAAGAATCTTTCCTCTCCCATTGCCAATTGTTCTCTTTCCAAAAGGAAACTTTTCCATCATCCGGGCCGGTATAATTCCCTTTAGATTTATTAGAAAAATCTAAATCACAACATTCAAGAGGGTTAGGCCAATTTAAAGAATCTAATGCTTCAGTAGTATCCGGTGCACTGAGTGGAAGTTGTATCTTATCTATAGATTTTTGAGTATTTTTTAAGTCAACCGCACCATTTGCGAAAAGAAAAAAAATGCAAGCAGATAATAAATAAACAATAGAGTAAAAATTAAACCACATATAGTCTCCTAAGGAATAGTCCCAAAATATTCAACTTCCTGTTCTAATAATACATTAGAAAATTCATAAACTTTTTCTTTTATTAGACAAATTAAATAATCCACGTCTTTTGCTTTTGCTTTACCGGTATTTACAATAAAATTACAGTGTTCGGGAGATACAAGTGCATCTCCCCGGTTCAGACCTCTTAAACCAGCCTGTTCTATAAGTTTCCAGCTTTTAAGCGGTTTACCTTCTGTATCCAGTTCTTTAGGATTTTTGAATATAGAACCGGCACTTTTTTTATTCTGAGGTTGAGAGGAGTTTCTTCTTTCTCGTTTATCTTTTAAAGATTCTTCAATTTCCTCTTCTTTCCCGCGTTGCAAATTTATTCTGATACCCAGAATAATCGAATCTTTTTTCTCTAAAAACT
Encoded proteins:
- the raiA gene encoding ribosome-associated translation inhibitor RaiA — translated: MKIKYTWKHMDTSPASEEYANKKLEKISKYVHNIISCDVSFEMIHGEVHANVNLHADHQNFNAHNKDKDVYACIDGLEAKMERQVNKFHDKKATHPHQAV
- a CDS encoding DUF4912 domain-containing protein translates to MDKTPKKTDSKKIYEDPKYENIPDYYDRDVVKILVKNPTEAYCFWSMSKITLDKIQKSLNSKLEEVALKLNVSYEKKGTSVEEVIDLPPFTNNWTLNFDASPKNLQVQLLVFNKRGEHLILLNSAIISLPEPRPSDIIDSDWTNSEWDTPSTETTTSEEPAKTSQNAEEKVEQVKKGGIIGGSSGFIGSSDNFIGSSGNLFKGNN
- a CDS encoding DUF1957 domain-containing protein, translated to MYNTPIGYQIIVLHAHLPYIRHKGYNPPFLEENWLKEAILETYLPLIKSFRILKKEGVNFKITMSFTPPLVTMLRDSYLQENFLKYLDKLLELSQKEIQRTGNEPHLQYLAKTYQKNFEELKAMYMELDRDIISGFQEFVNSGNLEVVGSCASHAYLPILDTEPSSLKAQIRVGRREFRNTWGKDPRGFWLPECGYFQGLNHFLADEGIRYFFVDTHGITHATPRPKYGAYAPVEIGRGVFSFGRDPSSSFQVWSSTEGYPSDYRYREYYRDIGHELPEEYISNYIHPTGTRHNTGIKYHRITGRTDYKEYYNPELAMQAAGEHAEDFLRSRIAQSEMFLQTEGQAPIIVSPYDAELFGHWWYEGPKFLEFLFKKIHFDQHKIQTIHPMQALGILPRVQSVDMNMSSWGESGYSDVWLNSSNEWIYRHTIECSHLMHESASTFKGTVNPLERRVLNQMARELLLLQSSDWAFIIKAGTTVKYAEKRVKIHTNLFLDLKGMLDSGNIQESRLKEIEDEHSIFPDVKFEDFL
- a CDS encoding EVE domain-containing protein; protein product: MNYWLFKSEPETFSIDDLKNSPGKISSWEGVRNYQARNFLRDEIRKGDQVLFYHSNAKPPGVVGLAEVVKEGYPDHFAFDSKSKYFDPKSKLESPTWFMVDIKFKKQFKKQVSLTEIKASKDLAKMKLIQKGTRLSIQPLTKEEFQYLLKMAGE